The following coding sequences lie in one Sorghum bicolor cultivar BTx623 chromosome 6, Sorghum_bicolor_NCBIv3, whole genome shotgun sequence genomic window:
- the LOC8075266 gene encoding 60S acidic ribosomal protein P2A yields the protein MKFVAAYLLAVLAGNNDPSVEDLKTILESVGAETDSEKMEHLLSQVSGKDITELIAAGREKFASVPCGGGGVAVAAAAPAAAGGAAPAAEKKEEKVEEKEESDDDMGFSLFD from the exons ATGAAGTTTGTTGCTGCCTATCTGCTGGCTGTCCTCGCTGGCAACAATGACCCCTCTGTGGAGGATCTAAAAACAATTCTGGAGTCAG TTGGTGCTGAGACTGACAGTGAGAAGATGGAACACCTGCTGTCCCAAGTGAGTGGCAAGGACATCACTGAGCTCATTGCTGCCGGTAGGGAGAAGTTTGCTTCTGTCCcatgcggtggtggtggtgttgctGTTGCAGCAgctgcccctgctgctgctggtggtgctGCTCCTGCAGCTGAGAAGAAGGAAGAGAAGGTGGAAGAGAAGGAAGAGAGTGATGAT GACATGGGCTTCAGCCTGTTCGACTAA